Proteins found in one Pseudomonas sp. P8_241 genomic segment:
- the desA gene encoding delta-9 fatty acid desaturase DesA, which translates to MWYEGFLGLSPWSLVAVTLLMTHVTIIAVTVYLHRYSAHRSLELNAGLKHFFRFWLWLTTAQNTREWTAIHRKHHAKCETVDDPHSPVIKGLSTVLRKGAELYRAEAENPETLRIYGKNCPEDWIERNLYSRFPLLGIAIMGAIDLLLFGTIGITIWAIQMMWIPVWAAGVVNGLGHAIGYRNFECRDAATNLVPWGILIGGEELHNNHHTYPNSAKLSVKKWEFDLGWAWIQVFSFLRLAKVQRVAPIAHRVEGKGNLDMDTAMAILNNRFQIMAQYRKLVIGPLVKQELEKVDHSVRHQFHRAKRLLSRETSLLDDKHHVRIQNMLEHSQALKVIYEKRLALQQIWVKTSSNGHDMLAAIKDWIHEAEASGIQSLRDFADQLKTYSLRPAAA; encoded by the coding sequence ATGTGGTACGAAGGTTTTCTTGGCTTGTCGCCCTGGTCGCTGGTGGCAGTCACCTTGCTGATGACCCACGTCACGATCATTGCCGTCACGGTTTATCTGCATCGTTACTCAGCCCATCGCTCGCTTGAGTTGAATGCCGGCCTGAAGCACTTTTTCCGTTTCTGGCTGTGGCTGACCACGGCGCAGAACACCCGCGAGTGGACGGCCATCCACCGCAAGCATCACGCCAAATGCGAAACCGTCGATGATCCGCACAGCCCGGTCATCAAGGGCTTGTCCACGGTACTGCGCAAAGGCGCCGAGCTGTACCGCGCCGAAGCGGAAAACCCCGAGACCCTGCGCATCTACGGCAAGAACTGCCCCGAGGACTGGATCGAGCGCAACCTCTACAGTCGCTTCCCGCTGCTGGGCATTGCCATTATGGGCGCTATCGACCTGCTGCTGTTCGGCACCATCGGCATCACCATCTGGGCCATCCAGATGATGTGGATTCCGGTCTGGGCCGCTGGCGTGGTCAATGGCCTGGGCCATGCCATCGGCTATCGCAACTTCGAATGCCGCGATGCGGCGACCAACCTAGTGCCGTGGGGCATCCTGATCGGCGGTGAAGAACTGCATAACAACCATCACACCTACCCTAACTCGGCAAAACTGTCGGTGAAAAAGTGGGAATTCGATCTGGGCTGGGCCTGGATTCAAGTGTTCAGCTTCCTGCGCCTGGCCAAGGTTCAGCGGGTTGCGCCGATCGCCCACCGTGTCGAAGGCAAGGGCAATCTGGACATGGACACCGCGATGGCGATCCTCAACAACCGCTTTCAGATCATGGCCCAGTACCGCAAATTGGTGATCGGCCCGCTGGTCAAGCAAGAACTGGAGAAGGTCGATCACTCGGTCCGCCACCAGTTCCACCGCGCCAAACGCCTGCTTTCGCGAGAAACCAGCTTGCTGGATGACAAACACCACGTGCGCATTCAGAACATGCTCGAGCACAGCCAGGCATTAAAGGTAATTTACGAGAAACGCTTGGCCTTGCAGCAGATCTGGGTCAAGACCAGCTCAAATGGTCACGACATGCTGGCC